A window of Nicotiana sylvestris chromosome 8, ASM39365v2, whole genome shotgun sequence genomic DNA:
GATTGATAGTCATAATTTAAAAAGCTTCAAGAAAATTTCTGGTTTATTTGGTTtcaaaaatggtttaaaaggttGAGTGTTGGCTGTGTTGGTGTTGCTGATCTATTGCTAGTGTTTCCCTCCTAACCTCAAGCTTATTTTCTTTGTTGCTTTTGCTGTAATCAGGTACCATTTCTGACTGGAGTAATGCAAAATTTTATGTTCTTCGAATGAAGATTGTTTGAGCTCACCTCTATCCAAATTTGTTTACAATTTTCTAGTGGTGTAAACATTCATTTTGTTGTAACAATGTAGATAGATTGTTTTGTTTGGTATATTCAGATGCTAATAGGTTGGAGTCTTCAGATTCATGCTTGAGTATCTCGCAAAGAATTATAGTATAGTTTAATTGAATTGGTTATCCATAATCATGTTCTAGACTCCAAGGTTTGGGGCTATGTTTTCTGTCATGAGCTCCAGTTGATTGTTAAGCAATCAGTATATGGAATAGTGTGTTTGTCTTTGTTCAGTTGTTTCAAGTATGGGGTGTATGTAGCACTCTTTTCTATATCTTTGTTGGAATAGGTTATAGGATGAATTCCATTTTGTTTAAATCGTGTTGGTTTGCTCACATTTTACTGATCCTTTGGTTAATATTTTCCTCTAAATGCTGGCCTCTCATCCTACAGTTTTATCTCCTTAATTTTGctaaaaataatattttggtcGATAAGTATAATTTCAGTTGAAGCTCTATCTAGTTTTGTCAAACTTTCGATCTGCATAATGGGAATTGCTTCCTACGTTGAGGTTCGATTTTGGGTCTATTATTGGACCCTTTGGAACGCTAGGGGGTCATGTATTTTTGGCCCAGCATTGGGTTTGGCTTCGAGCCCATTTCTCGCTGGCCTCCCCTCTCAGAGGAAAGCTCTACAGAAGTATTGGGCTTGCCACCTACCCAGGGCCTTTTCGTATGATTAAATAATTTAGTTGCAATGCCATCTATTCAATGCTTTGCTTTAAATTGGTAGTTTCAGCATGGGCTTCAATTAGTTTAAACCCGAGTTTCCGTATTTCGCTCTAGTTAGTATGCGTTTTCTTTTAATTGAGGCACGCCATTTAATTAAATCTCCTATGGCCCTCATAAGACTAGATCAAGAAATCATGGAAGAAAGAGATTTAAGGCGTGCCATAAGCAAATTAAAccatctatggccctcacaaatgttaatttagatattaaaatgaacttcatagtttgctttaggcgcgttaattatataattatcacgGTTACTAACATCtgggggtacatttcatgtgacccagtTTTAATTTtctaacaaggttaaatagaacgtgtcgtgactcacgggtgcatttcatgtagcgcggcttacgatgtgttttaaataaccttgaattaatgctttaaacaaataaaagcggttataaagttaaacaatgcacataggtttaaaagtgttctaaaatcagataatcaagccaataataacagttgagcgactgtgctcgaaccacggaactcgggaatgcctaacaccttctcccggattaacaaaattccttactcggatttctgtgtttcgcggactataaaacagagtcaaacttcctcgattcaagatttaaaccggtgacttgggacaccataacttatcccaagtgacgactctggattttaaagaaaataatcccgtctcgattgtcacttaaattggaaaaaacttccttataccTCCTTCCGgaggtagtaaaaaggaggtgtgacaacaccgATCACAAAACATAATGATTTGATAAAAGTAGTGTCCAAACTTGAAATAAGTAAAAGAAATTCTGACAAAgtgtgttcaatatatgttatatacctctaatactcgatattttacctatatatgcAGTGAATTTTTCGATAAAGGatggtcaattgaccaccctAACCAAAGTGTGGCTTCGCCCCCGGATAAAAGGGTTAGTCAATTATATTAAGGAAGTTCACAACTTCTCATGAAGTTAAAACACAATTAGTAGTTTATTGCACCAATCATAAAACGTATGAGCTGTTCTATTGATTTGATGCTAAATCTGGTTAGTCAATTATTAAGGAAGTTCACGTGAAGTTAAGGTTGTAAACATGCCATTTCTATTTTCATCACTTGACATATATCGTTGAATATTCCTTTCTTTTTTGGTGGTGACCTCAGCTTATTTTCTCATTTGTTTTAGAAAAGAAAGTTAGAATAGTAAAAGTTAAACTGAATGGAAAGTTTTGTTGATTTATTATAGTATAAATAACTCTGGTAAAGTTAAAATACAAAAAAGTAATACTGTTCTACAATGTGCGCTACAAGTTTACACGAGCTCAATAAATTTTTTCACAttcataaacttcaaattttagatctgtttttgattttaaaaaaataataataatatttgaaGAGCAAGTGCCCAGTGCCCACCAATTAAATTGTTTTGATCAAGCATTTATGGACATTGCATATTAGCTATTAGGCTACAATTTGAGAGGATCACCATACTCATTAACTTTCACGGTAACGATACTGACTATGAATTTTTTAATGTAACTGGTAATATTATGCTTGTCTTTTCTCAGTGGTCAATTattataatcttgaaaaaaaagataaaaatttaTTTGTAATCTCTATTGCATGTTCACTACTTCATCATTATCTCCCCAATAAAGAACATACCATAAAaatcaacaaaagaaaaatataatactAATTCTTTAGCTTGTTACTCcccaataaataaaaataaagataaaaataaaaaattattcaatAATTTGTTACTCCCCAATAAAGAACATTCCATAAAAATCAATTAATGGAATAGTTTGTTACTCCCCAATAAAGAAGATACCATAAAAATCAACAAATAAAAGTCAATTATTCTTTAGTTTGTTATCTCCCCAATACATAACATAATTTGACAAACTATTAAATTTATACAATTTGACATAATCACATATATAATATGGTAAATACTTAGCAACTGATGTTCAGATTAAACAATATCAACTTATGATGAATAAGTAAATTAATAAGATATAAATATACATTTATTTAATCAATCATAGTTAAGTAATTTTATCAATGTAAATATCAATTCCGAATAAAATTTGCAAAACTAACAACAAAAATATAGATAGGCCTTAAATTTTGGAAACGTAACATCATTGGGACTCTGAGTGCCAATAACGGCCGACTTGCGAAAAATCATCTCACACTCACTTTTATGTTTGTTAGCCGTAGCCATTCAACTTTAAATTCCACAAATGGACATACCTAATTTTCCAGTTAGACCTGAGATGTAAAGGGTTTTTTTGCAATAGTAGTAATTTATTAGGGGTATTTTCGGTATCACAAAAAAGTTTCTGGCCCCACCTTGGACGGCGTTTGCGTTCAGTCACCACTCACCAGCTATAAATATCTCTATTTCTCAAGAATCATTAACTTCATCATTTCTAAAGCAATTTATAACAGAGGTACATGCATGTGCAAAATATACTCATATGATTATGGTTTTTACAAATATtcatatgattgctttggtttttTGTGACTGAATTATTGGAAAGAGTTCTGCTTATATGTGGAATAAGCTTTTTGCTTCTGTGTCTGAGTAATTTTATGTCAAATTTTTTATTGTATTCATCTGCTTTCAATtatatcttctttctttttttggattCTTGAGCCTCTTTTCGTCCTTTTCAATATTTTCCCTCTTTGGATATTCTTATGTTGGACCTTTTCTTTGTGAACTTTTTTGGAGTTTGGTCTGATTTTTGATTCACTGCATTAGTTGACTGCAAAAGACTTTTTTGAAATACTTTCATTTAGTAGACACTGAAGCATGGACTAATGCATCAGTCCAGCTACCTTTCAGTTTAATTAGTCTTAAATTTCACACACACACTCTGACACACAGTCACACACTTACACATTTATTTAGTATACATTTTCTTGTCTACACCataatttatatattttcttgtctTTGTGTGTATGTCTGAATAGCTATAGTAAAGGTTCCATGGAAGTGCtagttttttgttttttgtttttgtttttttttttgtatttgtaTATATGTCTGATAAGCTATAGAAAAGATTCCTTTTTGGGCTGTTTTATTACAAAACATCAGATAGATGTGATTTTACCCTTTGACTTTTTGTACTATGAACAATCAAGAACAGGAGAATTTGCAGCCTATGCTTATTTGACACCTCCTTTTATAAGCTAACTATCAGAGTTTATAGGTTCTTATAAACAGCTTTTTTAGGATTTAAATCATAGAATTTGACTTATGTATATATCCAATATAcatatacccccccccccccaacaaaaCAAACTATCCCCAACCCCACGTCTCAAATTCTTGAGACATTTCAATCCCAAGAAATATTATAAAGATGAAGTATTTCTTCTTATGATTAGCTATTTATTGCAGGAAAATCATGAAGATGTTGGTGGAGAAGATTGAGAAGAAGTTTGATCAAGAAAAAGTGATTGAGGAATTTGAGGATTTGACAAAAGATGCTGGCAGAATTCAAGAAGAGACACTTAAAAAGATACTGGAACAGAATGGAGGGACAGAATATTTGCAGCAATGGGGTTTGAATGGCAGAACTGATCCTCAGACTTTCAAGAATTGTATCCCTATTGTCACTCACAATGATTTGGATCCTTACATTCAAAGAATTGCTGATGGTGATCTTTCTCCAATTCTTAGTGGAAAACCAATTGAAACCATCTCATTGAGGTAAAGTAAACTTTTCTTGATATTTTTAAAGTTGAATGAGGAAATTGAATGGTTGGTTTGCAGTTCTGGTACTACTCAAGGGAAGCCAAAGTTTGTACCTTTCAATGATGAATTGATGGAGTCCACTATGCAGATATTCAAGACCTCTTTTGCCTTTAGGAACAGGTAATGCAATTTGTCATTTTCCTCTATTTATGCCCCACCCAGacaggggtaaagtctgcgtccactaccctccccagaccccactagtgggattctactgggttgttgttgttgttccatttATGCATCTTTGGCAATTTGCTTGTCGAAAAAGGGCACCCATTGTACAAAGCATCCCACATTCACAAAtagtccggggaagggccgcaccccaagatgtgtgatgtagacagcctaTCTTAACGCAAAcattagtggctgcttccacAGCTCAAACTCGTGACCTATAAGAGTAGGCATTGGCTCATAAAAATTTCTCTAAGCAGCCATGGAAAGTTAAAGAGTTTAAATGGTCATAAATGGGGGAGACACATAACTAACTTCTGTCACACTTCAGACTTTTCAAtcccaagaaaaagaaaaaaactggTCATTCTTTCTTCAAGTAAATTAAATGTTTGACATGTAATGGCTTAGCTAAATGTAATAGTTCTGTTTTTTTTCTCATTCAGAGAATTTCCAATTGGGAATGGGAAGGCTTTGCAGTTTATTTACAGCAGCAAACAGTTCAAAACAAAGGGAGGTTTGGTAGCTGGAACAGCCACTACCAATGTGTACAGAAATGCACAATTCAAGAAGACAATGAAAGCAATGTGTACTCCATGTTGTAGTCCTGATGAAGTAATATTTGGTCCTGACTTTCACCAATCCTTGTACTGCCACCTTTTGTGTGGGCTCATTTTTCGCGATGAAGTTCAAGTTGTTTCGTCTGCCTTTGCCCATAGCATTGTCCATGCTTTACGAACTTTTGAACAAGTATGGGAAGCACTTATTGTTGACATAAGAGATGGAGTCCTATCGAGTAGAGTCACTGTCCCGTCCATAAGATTAGCCATGTCAAAGTTGCTGAAGCCTGATCCGGAACTGGCTGATACAATTTATAATAAGTGCTCAAGATTAAGCAATTGGTACGGCTTGATTCCTGAACTCTTCCCAAATACAAGGTACATATATGGTATTATGACAGGATCAATGGAACCTTACTTGAAGAAACTGAGGCATTATGCTGGGGAGTTACCTTTATTGAGTGCAGATTATGGTTCTTCCGAAGGATGGGTTGGAGTAAACGTTAACCCGAAATTGCCCCCTGAGCTAGTCACTTATGCAGTATTGCCAATTATTGCTTATTTCGAATTCATTCC
This region includes:
- the LOC104225092 gene encoding jasmonoyl--L-amino acid synthetase JAR6-like isoform X2; this encodes MKMLVEKIEKKFDQEKVIEEFEDLTKDAGRIQEETLKKILEQNGGTEYLQQWGLNGRTDPQTFKNCIPIVTHNDLDPYIQRIADGDLSPILSGKPIETISLSSGTTQGKPKFVPFNDELMESTMQIFKTSFAFRNREFPIGNGKALQFIYSSKQFKTKGGLVAGTATTNVYRNAQFKKTMKAMCTPCCSPDEVIFGPDFHQSLYCHLLCGLIFRDEVQVVSSAFAHSIVHALRTFEQVWEALIVDIRDGVLSSRVTVPSIRLAMSKLLKPDPELADTIYNKCSRLSNWYGLIPELFPNTRYIYGIMTGSMEPYLKKLRHYAGELPLLSADYGSSEGWVGVNVNPKLPPELVTYAVLPIIAYFEFIPLGENLNGMEKANSPVGLTEVKLGEEYEILITNFAGLYRYRLGDVVKVKGFHNGTPELQFVCRRNLLLSINIDKNTEKDLQLAVEAASKRLVDEKLEVVDFTSQVNVSADPGHYVIFWELSGEATDEMLQDCCNCLDSSFIDAGYVSSRKVNAIGALELRIVKRGTFHKILDHFVGLGGAVSQFKTPRCVGPKNSSLLQILSSNVVETYVSTAFC
- the LOC104225092 gene encoding jasmonoyl--L-amino acid synthetase JAR6-like isoform X1, which gives rise to MWNKLFASVSEKIMKMLVEKIEKKFDQEKVIEEFEDLTKDAGRIQEETLKKILEQNGGTEYLQQWGLNGRTDPQTFKNCIPIVTHNDLDPYIQRIADGDLSPILSGKPIETISLSSGTTQGKPKFVPFNDELMESTMQIFKTSFAFRNREFPIGNGKALQFIYSSKQFKTKGGLVAGTATTNVYRNAQFKKTMKAMCTPCCSPDEVIFGPDFHQSLYCHLLCGLIFRDEVQVVSSAFAHSIVHALRTFEQVWEALIVDIRDGVLSSRVTVPSIRLAMSKLLKPDPELADTIYNKCSRLSNWYGLIPELFPNTRYIYGIMTGSMEPYLKKLRHYAGELPLLSADYGSSEGWVGVNVNPKLPPELVTYAVLPIIAYFEFIPLGENLNGMEKANSPVGLTEVKLGEEYEILITNFAGLYRYRLGDVVKVKGFHNGTPELQFVCRRNLLLSINIDKNTEKDLQLAVEAASKRLVDEKLEVVDFTSQVNVSADPGHYVIFWELSGEATDEMLQDCCNCLDSSFIDAGYVSSRKVNAIGALELRIVKRGTFHKILDHFVGLGGAVSQFKTPRCVGPKNSSLLQILSSNVVETYVSTAFC